In Holophagales bacterium, one DNA window encodes the following:
- a CDS encoding HDIG domain-containing protein — translation MDRSAAWKLVEEHVQAVGLRRHMVAVESAMRFYAGKLGEDVESWGLAGLLHDWDWEIHPTLESHPKDGIPLLRQRGVDENILTAILSHNTEGTGIERSRPIDFALLACDEVTGLVIAAALVRPSKNVRDVELKSIQKRWKEKAFAAGVDRPHVESVTADFSRACFAGGLDLWTHVGNVLAAMQDAAAALELDGRLAG, via the coding sequence ATGGACCGTTCGGCCGCCTGGAAACTCGTCGAAGAGCACGTGCAGGCCGTCGGCCTGCGCCGCCACATGGTCGCCGTCGAGTCGGCGATGCGGTTCTACGCCGGAAAGCTCGGCGAGGACGTCGAGAGCTGGGGGCTCGCCGGCCTGCTCCACGACTGGGACTGGGAGATCCACCCGACGCTCGAGTCCCATCCGAAGGACGGCATTCCGCTCCTGCGCCAGCGCGGCGTCGACGAGAACATCCTGACGGCGATCCTCTCGCACAACACCGAGGGCACCGGCATCGAGCGCTCCCGTCCGATCGACTTCGCCCTGCTCGCCTGCGACGAAGTCACCGGGTTGGTGATCGCCGCCGCTCTCGTCCGACCGAGCAAGAACGTCCGTGACGTCGAGCTCAAGTCGATCCAGAAGCGCTGGAAGGAGAAGGCGTTCGCCGCCGGAGTCGATCGGCCGCACGTCGAGAGCGTGACCGCCGACTTCTCCCGCGCCTGCTTTGCCGGAGGGCTCGACCTCTGGACCCACGTCGGCAACGTCCTCGCGGCGATGCAGGATGCTGCCGCGGCGCTCGAGCTCGACGGGCGTCTCGCCGGCTGA
- a CDS encoding GTPase-activating protein, whose amino-acid sequence MWVLPKGVAFIEALDLASVELPKLLGRFRSDAVTGYAHLHFPSSQAYFLFIEGRFVDAVCEEDGERRVDLPAISRTFDLSLSVPGRMDAYRVAPDLARSLHGLFHGEALFEGQNLALIDVRSLLAKVKSDRLTGALRVYTADRSGLIFFLSGNPLGFFHDGSESISTSANEYQKIASLPGTKVDLHAFADGSPALDLLEVIDTPRLWATTRAHHAERRAAESAAQEEAERRRRGQVIAELDRDLRSLLAGPLGAKAGDLVDRILAARQGVVALADPEIVEPLLSTVEKAAKLLVGSSRAAALRADVATLLAERQSTLVPRPPTPLS is encoded by the coding sequence ATGTGGGTCCTTCCCAAGGGAGTCGCGTTCATCGAGGCGCTGGACTTGGCGTCGGTGGAGCTGCCGAAACTGCTCGGCCGCTTCCGCAGTGACGCCGTGACCGGCTATGCCCACCTGCACTTCCCCAGCTCTCAGGCGTACTTCCTGTTCATCGAGGGGCGCTTCGTCGACGCCGTCTGCGAAGAGGACGGCGAGCGTCGCGTCGATCTGCCGGCGATCTCCCGCACCTTCGACCTCAGCCTGTCGGTCCCCGGGCGGATGGATGCCTACCGCGTCGCTCCCGATCTCGCGCGCTCTCTGCACGGGCTCTTCCACGGCGAAGCGCTGTTCGAGGGGCAGAACCTCGCGCTGATCGACGTGCGCTCGCTCCTCGCCAAGGTGAAGAGCGACCGGCTGACCGGCGCGCTGCGGGTCTACACCGCCGATCGCTCGGGTCTGATCTTCTTCCTCTCCGGCAACCCGCTCGGCTTCTTCCACGACGGGTCGGAGTCGATCAGCACCTCGGCCAACGAATACCAGAAGATCGCTTCGTTGCCCGGCACCAAGGTCGACCTGCATGCCTTCGCCGACGGCAGCCCCGCTCTCGACCTTCTCGAGGTGATCGACACGCCACGACTCTGGGCGACGACCCGTGCCCACCATGCGGAGCGCCGCGCCGCCGAGTCGGCGGCGCAGGAAGAGGCCGAACGGCGGCGACGGGGGCAGGTGATCGCCGAGCTCGACCGCGACCTGCGGTCGCTCCTCGCCGGACCCCTCGGAGCGAAGGCGGGCGACCTCGTCGATCGCATCCTCGCCGCACGCCAAGGCGTCGTTGCGCTCGCCGATCCCGAGATCGTCGAGCCGCTGCTCTCCACCGTCGAGAAGGCCGCCAAGCTCCTCGTCGGCAGCTCGCGCGCCGCAGCGCTCCGGGCCGACGTCGCGACGCTGCTCGCCGAACGCCAGTCGACCCTCGTACCGCGTCCGCCGACCCCGCTCTCCTGA
- a CDS encoding DUF11 domain-containing protein — protein MSVNPSSRIAGNSRQWLPAGLLALGVAVAPLAASAQVNVPIADLPPGASITVELLVTVNNPVPAAVVQVSNQGSVTGTNIPATPTDDPATGTPGDATITPIVATPDLTLTKSDGGASVLPGGTVAYTLGYANAGNQGATGIVLTETVPANSTFNAGASTAGWSCSPNGNAGSTCTLAVGTLNGGGANGTATFAVTAVNPVPAGVTQLANTASIADDGANGTDPTPGNNSASDTTPVNATPDLTLTKSDGGASVVPGGTVAYTLGYANAGNQGATGIVLTETVPANSTFNAGASTAGWSCSPNGNAGSTCTLAVGTLNGGGANGTATFAVTAVNPVPAGVTQLANTASIADDGANGTDPTPGNNSASDTTPVNATPDLTLTKSDGGASVVPGGTVAYTLGYANAGNQGATGIVLTETVPANSTFNAGASTAGWSCSPNGNAGSTCTLAVGALNGGGASGTATFAVTAVNPVAAGVTQLANTASIADDGANGADPTPANNSASDTTPVDAAPDLSITKDFTGATPFPGDVFTFTLAYANVGNQGATAVVISETVPANTTFDSAASSLGWSCADNSPAGTPCTLSLGAVAGGGANGTVSFAVQLDDPLAVGVTSVINTATIADDGANGVDPTPANNSSTKVVNLDIVPPQVALVDSVPSTGDGEITSCEQIDTALQQLVVTFDEAVRDPSGDSDPDDVTNPANYRVVLPGGNLAFETTSCTGPTGDDTTVAVTAVTYQSASFTATLDLAEPLASSQVRLLVCGSTSIRDLAGNPLDGDGNGTGGDDFARLFRVDVGNLFHNGHFDCDLGAWTSSTSSGSTLAHSPTDSDASPQSGSARAGIAAATATAEHAGVGQCVPIVASQRYDLSGKVKLTAAPFVFIGVTRACEFYGAPGCGGSPVGTSGQGGPVADTAGAWATFSQSFSSPAGAASAICGFTLTTPNGSVFDANLDRLRLVRFSALFDDGFESGSLSAWSRSFGN, from the coding sequence ATGTCCGTCAACCCTTCGTCCCGCATCGCCGGCAACAGCCGCCAATGGCTGCCCGCCGGCCTGCTCGCGCTCGGCGTCGCGGTCGCCCCGCTCGCTGCCAGCGCGCAGGTCAACGTCCCGATCGCCGATCTGCCGCCCGGAGCCTCGATCACCGTCGAGCTCCTGGTCACCGTCAACAATCCGGTCCCGGCCGCCGTGGTCCAGGTGAGCAACCAGGGATCGGTCACGGGGACGAACATCCCAGCGACCCCGACGGACGACCCGGCCACCGGGACGCCGGGAGACGCCACGATCACCCCGATCGTCGCCACACCCGACCTGACGCTCACCAAGAGCGACGGCGGCGCCTCGGTCCTGCCGGGCGGAACGGTCGCCTACACCCTGGGCTACGCCAACGCCGGCAACCAGGGCGCGACGGGCATCGTCCTCACCGAAACCGTCCCGGCCAACAGCACCTTCAACGCCGGGGCCAGCACCGCCGGTTGGAGCTGCTCGCCGAACGGCAACGCCGGAAGCACCTGCACGCTCGCAGTCGGCACCCTGAACGGCGGCGGAGCGAACGGGACGGCCACCTTCGCCGTCACCGCGGTCAATCCGGTCCCCGCCGGGGTCACCCAGCTCGCCAACACCGCCTCGATCGCCGACGACGGCGCCAACGGCACCGATCCGACGCCCGGCAACAACTCGGCGAGCGACACGACGCCGGTCAACGCGACGCCCGACCTGACGCTCACCAAGAGCGACGGCGGCGCCTCGGTCGTGCCGGGCGGAACGGTCGCCTACACCCTGGGCTACGCCAACGCCGGCAACCAGGGCGCGACGGGCATCGTCCTCACCGAAACCGTCCCGGCCAACAGCACCTTCAACGCCGGGGCCAGCACCGCCGGTTGGAGCTGCTCGCCGAACGGCAACGCCGGAAGCACCTGCACGCTCGCAGTCGGCACCCTGAACGGCGGCGGAGCGAACGGGACGGCCACCTTCGCCGTCACCGCGGTCAATCCGGTCCCCGCCGGGGTCACCCAGCTCGCCAACACCGCCTCGATCGCCGACGACGGCGCCAACGGCACCGATCCGACGCCCGGCAACAACTCGGCGAGCGACACGACGCCGGTCAACGCGACGCCCGACCTGACGCTCACCAAGAGCGACGGCGGCGCCTCGGTCGTGCCGGGCGGGACGGTCGCCTACACCTTGGGCTACGCCAACGCCGGCAACCAGGGCGCGACGGGCATCGTCCTCACCGAAACCGTCCCGGCCAACAGCACCTTCAACGCCGGGGCCAGCACCGCCGGTTGGAGCTGCTCGCCGAACGGCAACGCCGGAAGCACCTGCACGCTCGCGGTCGGCGCCCTGAACGGCGGCGGAGCGAGCGGGACGGCCACCTTCGCCGTCACCGCGGTCAATCCGGTCGCTGCCGGAGTTACCCAGCTCGCCAACACCGCCTCGATCGCCGACGACGGCGCCAACGGGGCCGACCCGACGCCCGCCAACAACTCGGCGAGCGACACGACGCCGGTCGACGCGGCACCGGATCTTTCGATCACCAAGGACTTCACCGGGGCCACGCCGTTCCCGGGCGACGTCTTCACCTTCACGCTCGCCTACGCCAACGTCGGCAACCAGGGGGCGACGGCGGTGGTGATCTCGGAGACGGTTCCGGCGAACACCACCTTTGACAGCGCGGCGTCCAGCCTCGGTTGGAGCTGCGCCGACAACAGTCCGGCGGGCACGCCGTGCACCCTCTCCCTCGGCGCTGTCGCCGGCGGCGGGGCGAACGGCACGGTCAGCTTCGCCGTCCAGCTCGACGATCCGCTCGCGGTCGGCGTGACCTCGGTCATCAACACCGCCACGATCGCCGACGACGGCGCCAACGGCGTCGACCCCACCCCGGCGAACAACAGCAGCACGAAGGTGGTCAACCTCGACATCGTGCCGCCGCAGGTCGCCCTCGTCGATTCGGTGCCGTCGACCGGCGACGGGGAGATCACCTCCTGCGAGCAAATCGATACCGCCCTGCAGCAACTGGTCGTGACCTTCGACGAGGCGGTGCGCGATCCTTCGGGCGATTCCGACCCCGACGACGTGACCAACCCGGCCAACTACCGCGTGGTCCTGCCGGGCGGGAACCTCGCCTTCGAAACCACCTCCTGCACCGGACCGACCGGAGACGACACCACGGTCGCCGTGACGGCGGTGACGTACCAGAGCGCCAGCTTCACGGCGACCCTCGACCTCGCCGAGCCGCTCGCCAGCTCGCAAGTGCGACTCCTGGTCTGCGGCTCAACGTCGATCCGCGACCTCGCCGGCAACCCGCTGGATGGCGACGGCAACGGCACCGGGGGCGACGACTTCGCCCGCCTGTTCCGCGTCGACGTCGGCAACCTCTTCCACAACGGCCACTTCGACTGCGACCTCGGCGCCTGGACGAGCTCCACCAGTAGCGGCAGCACCCTCGCCCACTCGCCGACCGACAGCGACGCCTCGCCCCAGTCGGGCTCGGCGCGGGCCGGCATCGCCGCGGCCACCGCCACGGCGGAACATGCCGGGGTCGGGCAGTGCGTGCCGATCGTGGCCAGCCAGCGCTACGACCTCTCGGGCAAGGTGAAGCTCACCGCCGCGCCGTTCGTCTTCATCGGCGTCACCCGGGCTTGCGAGTTCTACGGCGCGCCGGGCTGCGGCGGGTCTCCGGTCGGTACCAGCGGCCAGGGCGGTCCGGTCGCCGACACGGCCGGCGCCTGGGCGACTTTCAGCCAGAGCTTCTCGTCGCCGGCGGGTGCCGCATCGGCGATCTGCGGCTTCACGCTCACGACTCCCAACGGCAGCGTCTTCGACGCCAACCTGGACCGGCTCCGCCTGGTCCGTTTCTCCGCGCTCTTCGACGACGGCTTCGAGTCTGGAAGCCTCTCGGCGTGGTCGCGGTCTTTCGGGAACTGA
- a CDS encoding O-antigen ligase family protein yields the protein MIALLPAALAALFAFACGSLWGGAGSAGAVLGQGALLAFALVGAREAADPWRLGKRLAWLPWAVCAAVAVSVACSPVPRAGRVVLCLAPAFVLAVPATARCFASERGREQGTLALILMANAVAITGLFDLVQGGGRAARPLGHHQLLAAFLVAFLPLVLLLLGRRQPWRALAIVSTLAVGGAIVASGSLLGLLAMAVAAALVAVASRRAWRLVLGFALLAGAAAMPRLEQVWSGQDPSTLARGGYLAAGWRGILERPIVGWGPGSTPWTVARHLRPAPSLRPAGELVGDLHSAPAELLYELGVTGTTLFVATLAAFAWRRSRRGATDRYLRRAAGAGLVGLGGVALGNGALAVTAVPLAAALLAGVAMAAEGAPSPPTGSGRRVAWVARLGLLAAACALAPLGLAERAYERAAAAASADEARVALDRAVELDPQFPLYRARRAWLDRRSDPTAAAEAARAAAVDASDVAPLWLAAGVAGREAGATWALAALATACELDPMGPIAPFQLAMAAPDHARAAEWMARAIASEPGLLAAVFWESHEPLLDKSLRRIESDRRLDLGYRAELLERARQVGRGQGGLAELGVTYDGRGETAGSLYLFRRRPWRTQIGGIEVRKGQIGKLALPSASQLPTTAAEFFAPAGCRP from the coding sequence GTGATCGCTCTCCTCCCTGCGGCTCTCGCGGCGCTCTTTGCCTTCGCTTGCGGCTCGCTGTGGGGCGGGGCGGGGTCGGCCGGCGCGGTGCTCGGTCAGGGGGCGCTGCTCGCCTTCGCCCTGGTCGGGGCGCGGGAGGCGGCCGACCCGTGGCGGCTCGGCAAGCGCCTCGCCTGGTTGCCTTGGGCCGTCTGCGCGGCAGTTGCCGTGAGCGTCGCGTGCTCGCCCGTGCCGCGTGCCGGCCGCGTCGTCCTGTGTCTGGCGCCGGCCTTCGTCCTCGCCGTCCCGGCCACCGCGCGCTGCTTCGCCTCGGAACGCGGCCGCGAGCAGGGAACGCTCGCCTTGATCTTGATGGCGAACGCCGTGGCGATCACCGGGCTCTTCGATCTCGTCCAGGGGGGAGGTCGGGCCGCCCGGCCGCTCGGTCATCACCAGCTGCTCGCCGCCTTCCTCGTCGCCTTTCTGCCGCTCGTGCTGCTCCTGCTCGGGAGACGCCAGCCCTGGCGCGCCCTGGCGATCGTCTCGACGCTCGCCGTCGGCGGAGCGATCGTCGCCTCCGGCTCCTTGCTCGGGCTGCTCGCCATGGCCGTGGCGGCGGCACTGGTCGCCGTCGCGTCGCGACGCGCCTGGCGCCTGGTGCTCGGCTTCGCGCTGCTCGCCGGCGCCGCGGCCATGCCCCGGCTCGAGCAGGTCTGGAGCGGCCAGGACCCCTCGACGCTCGCCCGCGGCGGCTATCTCGCAGCGGGATGGCGAGGGATCCTCGAACGGCCGATCGTCGGTTGGGGACCCGGGTCGACGCCGTGGACCGTGGCGCGCCACTTGCGACCGGCGCCGTCGTTGCGGCCCGCGGGAGAGTTGGTCGGCGACCTGCACTCGGCGCCGGCGGAGCTCCTCTACGAGCTCGGGGTGACCGGCACGACGCTGTTCGTCGCCACGCTGGCTGCCTTCGCATGGCGCCGCTCGCGTCGCGGCGCGACGGATCGCTACCTCCGGCGTGCCGCGGGGGCCGGCCTCGTCGGTCTCGGCGGAGTGGCGCTCGGCAACGGTGCCCTGGCCGTGACCGCCGTCCCGCTCGCGGCCGCCCTGTTGGCGGGGGTCGCGATGGCCGCGGAGGGAGCGCCATCCCCGCCGACCGGGTCCGGACGCCGGGTCGCCTGGGTGGCTCGCCTCGGGCTGCTGGCGGCGGCCTGCGCTCTGGCGCCCCTCGGCCTCGCCGAGCGGGCCTACGAACGGGCGGCGGCTGCGGCGAGCGCGGACGAGGCGCGCGTCGCGCTCGATCGTGCGGTCGAACTCGATCCGCAGTTTCCGCTCTACCGGGCGCGTCGTGCCTGGCTCGATCGGCGAAGCGATCCGACGGCCGCCGCCGAAGCGGCGCGAGCGGCGGCGGTCGATGCCTCGGACGTCGCTCCGCTCTGGCTCGCCGCAGGTGTCGCCGGTCGCGAAGCGGGGGCCACCTGGGCGCTTGCGGCGCTGGCGACGGCGTGCGAGCTCGATCCGATGGGTCCGATCGCTCCCTTCCAACTGGCGATGGCCGCGCCCGACCATGCCCGGGCCGCGGAATGGATGGCGCGTGCGATCGCCTCCGAGCCGGGCCTGCTCGCGGCGGTCTTCTGGGAGAGCCACGAGCCGCTGCTGGACAAGAGCCTGCGGCGGATCGAGAGCGATCGCCGGCTCGACCTCGGATACCGCGCCGAGCTGCTGGAGCGGGCGCGCCAGGTCGGGCGAGGTCAAGGGGGGCTCGCCGAGCTCGGCGTGACCTACGACGGGCGCGGCGAGACCGCCGGCTCGCTCTACCTCTTCCGGCGCCGCCCCTGGCGCACCCAGATCGGCGGCATCGAAGTGCGCAAGGGGCAGATCGGCAAACTGGCGCTGCCATCGGCCTCGCAGCTACCGACCACGGCGGCCGAGTTCTTCGCTCCTGCCGGTTGTCGTCCTTAA
- a CDS encoding response regulator transcription factor, whose translation MRLLLVDDEAPARAVLREMLAVHPDVTVAGEATNGFEAVRLAGELAPDLVLLDIQMPKLDGFEVLELLGDRAPAVVFCTAHDEHALRAFEVHAVDYLLKPIDPERLAEALSRARDRVARGAGPVASPERLADEARGSGLLERILIREEGHVHVLPVARVDFVEARDDYLVFHCGKTTFRKQQTLGDLEKRLDPRAFVRIHRSFVLNLDRLVGLDLYAKDSWIARLADGTKLPVSRAGHDRLRGAL comes from the coding sequence GTGCGTCTCCTGCTCGTCGACGACGAAGCGCCCGCCCGTGCCGTGTTGCGCGAGATGCTGGCCGTCCACCCCGACGTCACGGTCGCCGGCGAGGCCACCAACGGATTCGAGGCGGTGCGCCTGGCCGGCGAGCTCGCACCCGACCTCGTGCTGCTCGACATCCAGATGCCCAAGCTCGACGGCTTCGAGGTGCTCGAGTTGCTCGGCGACCGGGCCCCGGCGGTGGTCTTCTGCACGGCGCACGACGAGCATGCGCTGCGTGCCTTCGAGGTGCACGCGGTCGACTACCTGCTCAAGCCGATCGACCCGGAACGGCTCGCCGAGGCCCTCTCGCGCGCCCGCGACCGTGTGGCCCGGGGGGCCGGCCCGGTCGCGTCACCCGAGCGGCTCGCCGACGAGGCGCGCGGCAGCGGCCTGCTCGAACGCATCCTGATCCGCGAGGAGGGGCACGTCCACGTGCTCCCGGTGGCGCGGGTGGACTTCGTCGAGGCGCGCGACGACTACCTCGTCTTCCATTGCGGCAAGACCACCTTCCGCAAGCAGCAGACACTCGGCGACCTCGAGAAGCGCCTCGACCCGCGAGCCTTCGTGCGCATCCACCGCTCGTTCGTGCTCAATCTCGACCGGCTGGTGGGGCTCGATCTGTACGCCAAGGACAGCTGGATCGCCCGCCTGGCCGACGGCACCAAGCTCCCGGTGAGCCGCGCCGGACACGACCGGCTGCGCGGCGCCTTGTGA
- a CDS encoding aldehyde dehydrogenase family protein, with protein MTVTTTSSAAELLARLGLSDNNPGAFDGTWIDTQGPAIVSLNPSTGEPIASVRTCSAADYDRVAAASVKAFDEWKRWPAPKRGEVVRLLGEELRKHKEDLGRLVTLEVGKVPTEGLGEVQEMIDMADFCVGLSRQLYGLSMHSERPKHRMYEQWHPLGVVGTISAFNFPVAVWAWNAMLAAVCGDANLWKPSQHTPLTALAVTKIAERVLKAANAPAIFNLVFGDRKAVGVPMVKDTRIPLISATGSVGMGKQIARDLADRLGRSILELGGNNGIIVTDDADLDLALRAVLFAAVGTAGQRCTTTRRLFLQKGIAAEMKQRLVKAYGTIRVGDAADPSTVMGPLIHANAVADFKKALEIAQSQGGRILAGGKVLDRPGFFVEPTLVEAVPHMPITCEETFAPILYLFEFDQLEEAIEMHNAVPQGLSSAIFTLNVRSAERFLSPDGSDCGIANVNIGTSGAEIGGAFGGEKETGGGREAGSDSWKVYMRRQTCTINYGTDLPLAQGVKFDL; from the coding sequence ATGACGGTCACCACCACTTCTTCTGCCGCCGAGCTTCTCGCCCGGCTCGGACTTTCGGACAACAACCCCGGCGCTTTCGACGGCACCTGGATCGATACCCAAGGCCCGGCCATCGTGTCGCTCAACCCCTCGACCGGCGAGCCGATCGCCTCGGTCCGCACCTGCTCGGCCGCCGACTACGATCGCGTCGCGGCGGCGAGCGTCAAGGCATTCGACGAGTGGAAGCGCTGGCCGGCACCGAAGCGCGGCGAGGTCGTCCGCCTGCTCGGCGAAGAGCTGCGCAAGCACAAGGAAGACCTCGGTCGCCTGGTGACCCTCGAAGTCGGCAAGGTTCCCACCGAAGGGCTCGGCGAGGTGCAGGAGATGATCGACATGGCCGACTTCTGCGTCGGCCTGTCGCGCCAGCTCTACGGCCTGTCGATGCACTCGGAGCGCCCGAAGCACCGGATGTACGAGCAGTGGCACCCGCTCGGCGTCGTCGGCACCATCTCGGCCTTCAACTTCCCCGTCGCCGTCTGGGCGTGGAATGCGATGCTCGCCGCCGTCTGCGGCGACGCCAACCTCTGGAAGCCGTCGCAGCACACGCCGTTGACCGCGCTCGCGGTGACCAAGATCGCCGAGCGCGTCCTCAAAGCCGCCAATGCCCCGGCGATCTTCAACCTCGTCTTCGGCGACCGCAAGGCGGTCGGCGTGCCGATGGTCAAGGACACGAGGATTCCGCTGATCTCGGCGACCGGCTCGGTCGGCATGGGCAAGCAGATCGCGCGCGACCTCGCCGACCGGCTGGGTCGCTCGATTCTCGAGCTCGGCGGCAACAACGGCATCATCGTCACCGACGACGCCGACCTCGACCTCGCCCTGCGCGCCGTGCTCTTCGCCGCCGTCGGCACCGCCGGGCAGCGCTGCACGACGACGCGTCGCCTCTTCCTGCAGAAGGGGATCGCGGCGGAGATGAAGCAGCGGCTGGTGAAGGCCTACGGCACGATCCGCGTCGGCGATGCCGCCGATCCGTCGACCGTGATGGGGCCGCTCATCCACGCCAATGCTGTGGCCGACTTCAAGAAGGCGCTGGAGATCGCCCAGAGCCAGGGCGGCCGCATCCTCGCCGGCGGCAAGGTGCTCGACCGTCCGGGCTTCTTCGTCGAGCCGACGCTCGTCGAAGCGGTGCCGCACATGCCGATCACCTGCGAGGAGACCTTCGCACCGATCCTCTACCTCTTCGAGTTCGACCAGCTCGAGGAAGCGATCGAGATGCACAACGCCGTGCCGCAGGGTCTTTCCTCGGCGATCTTCACCCTCAACGTGCGCTCGGCCGAGCGCTTCCTCTCGCCCGACGGCTCCGACTGCGGCATCGCCAACGTCAACATCGGCACCTCGGGCGCCGAGATCGGCGGGGCGTTTGGTGGAGAGAAGGAAACCGGTGGCGGGAGGGAGGCCGGTTCGGACTCCTGGAAGGTCTACATGCGGCGGCAGACCTGCACGATCAACTACGGCACCGACCTGCCGCTCGCCCAAGGGGTGAAGTTCGACCTCTGA